Proteins from a genomic interval of Epinephelus fuscoguttatus linkage group LG16, E.fuscoguttatus.final_Chr_v1:
- the golga4 gene encoding golgin subfamily A member 4 isoform X3 — translation MFKKLKQKINEEQSPQRNAQSQQQAQMGSGDRRSSQTPPFLHDGSPVPSDRETAPKGPARSPRGSINGDGSASPHREETQSFAQKLQLRVPSMESLIRGGASRAENLFRSPSKENLVRSSSRDSLTPLGENDSPGAPTYDPPSDIESEAEEPPGSAESLSKEQLLHRLLRVERSLGKYRGKYSELVTAYRTVQRDKEKTQVILSQSQDKALRRIGELREELQMDQQAKKHLQDEFDAALEEKDQMITVLQTQVALLKKRVKGFSEGDVPQSEDADSDSTSSTQSPLKEQGVEAEVTEGEGNSDPTKLMEALQKRVKRQENLLQKCKDVMRTHKERGIQLGSENEALQEQLQERLQELEKMKELHTTEKTKLITQLRDAKNLIEQLEQDKGMVIAETKRQMHETLEMKEEEVAQLRSRLQQVTAQKEELQEQKEKAEKSAFEELERALGVAQRAEEARKQLQVQLEEQVKEVERASEEERKTLQQKLTKVKQEVVAIMKKSSEETVANMEKLHSEALAAKEEEMNARINKAVEQCKEEFARLGKEREQQSSLALEDVELQKTALRTEADNKVKEIQLELEAARTRVLELESSLEKISQDGSSLSHELSSQLEELKDKHKEQISALEEKHREELEKHKGILTQQNNAALEELKEKHRVEVETLLKDKELQFQAHVEDMNQKTLEKLDAKQAELEAVSTELSEALKSKQLLEEKLVATEDAHRVAQQENEKRFQDQVEKHNVELKNIKQEQEQSLGTEKTLKEELNALKIVLKEREKEIKDLVLKEKTLQEESHSTVQELNVKVKELEELQQRLSQSQQESGSLKESNAQLSKMSEDLDKCKKDLTDLEHQLEAAKTDCQQKEKLLQELEQQLQQTKKELSEQEKSFTAELNTKEEEQTRLKKQLDDEKAAHENKMKNTITEMEAKLKSQETKMEKVKHKAKEMHESFKKKLQQNEETMKKELAKKEKELQQTEQQVQEKIVEMAQKSSQGLSSAMSELQANHKEEVEKLHDTHKHETEELERRWQEKLGQQEEELTEKHSHILQEKVQELEEISQQLNRGKEENEQVSCELKDLKEELAIRETTVQKLQEELNEAAVKLESLSQGEALLKEQMESVERNLNQALKERNSLQDELNKTKEQNKEKLKSLSGKLKEAEKQRKALEGSRCKESEDLQSKFEETAMQLQAKEAEFQQQLILIRNQMEHCCQEVQSKVECGSNELCQRVECRLNELKDRLLRSQEKVVNLKNVILTKADRICTLEDNLRQQTEENKNLCISLEQMTAQVNAHMEHVNALTHEKENHSQSINEKALKIEELNEANRLISESMKANELQIGNLESIVSDLKNQLASSIKEKEEAINQLNQQYKEERQQAAAQMEETIQRLEQERKSASEQADALRNSLSEYENKAETKFAQNDNTIMSLQTRLDELEREISEKNEALERLTASIDNQSISKSEMDQVLSEKEQKVSGLTSELESCIGRLGELQEQLALKTKECEQLTADLKQQHSVRENEKRELVEQLQQTQMQCAQNGSLEQEMVEKLRSLQEDNQKCKEKLESQREEFERTKDEIIRSKEESLKAAEEKLSAESARKVSELKKKAEQKIGQIKKQLTSQLEEKEQAVKALQTSLEEIKSGETSRKQHAEMLEEKTKTLEEALVKLKEEQEQQLEQILSNERLEKERSLEELKNLYEEKLSSLQSDAAQQGELKETESALREIEAKLKEAEEQNGNLLAEINRLKEEICAKDAQLEEHQATIKHAQNPPELEAEIKVECSSVQQTRSAMQTEMENHSPMQEVDGDSLESLKDKLSQVKSEKEKIHKDFTRLQKDMRVLRKEHEQDLEYMKKEMLEETEKRLKLELEDVEMKHNSAIKQLMREFNTQMALKERELDTAVKEAIAKAQAVEAELITSHRDEASQLRKVITKKEDDLHRTVQKYEEVLQNREEEMGQRVWQVQKELEELQAKSHDAAEAQMSTEELQAQLAEKTSLLSEARLKEQGFVETIHSLEDKIKCFHRTTVVTHLGSTYKDPGYNSSEATEMEYLRKVLFEYMMGRETKTMAKVITSMLKFPPDQAQKVLDKEDSKAIPWLR, via the exons ATGTTTAAAAAGCTGAAGCAGAAGATTAACGAGGAGCAGTCACCGCAGAGGAATGCGCAGTCACAACAGCAGGCCCAG ATGGGCAGTGGAGACCGGCGCAGCAGTCAAACCCCGCCATTTCTTCACGATGGCTCACCCGTTCCCAGTGACAGAGAG ACCGCCCCTAAAGGACCAGCACGATCTCCCAGAGGTAGCATCAATGGGGATGGAAGTGCCTCTCCTCAT agagaggagactcAGTCGTTTGCCCAGAAACTGCAGTTAAGAGTTCCCTCAATGGAGTCGTTAATCCGTGGTGGTGCCAGTCGGGCAGAAAACCTGTTCCGCTCTCCCTCGAAAGAAAACCTGGTCCGAAGCTCATCTCGTGACTCCCTGACTCCTTTGGGAGAGAACGACTCCCCTGGCGCCCCCACATATGACCCCCCCTCAGATATTGAGAGTGAGGCTGAGGAGCCACCAGGAAGTGCAGAGTCCCTTTCCAAAGAGCAGCTGCTGCATCGGCTGCTCAGAGTGGAGAGGAGCCTGGGGAAGTACAGAGGGAAGTACTCAGAG CTGGTTACTGCATACCGTACAGTACAGCGggataaagaaaaaacacag GTCATCCTCAGTCAGAGTCAAGATAAAGCTCTCCGCAGGATAGGGGAGCTGCGGGAG GAGCTTCAAATGGACCAACAGGCCAAGAAACACTTACAAGACGAGTTTGATGCTGCGCTGGAAGAGAAAGACCAGATGATCACTGTACTGCAGACACAG GTTGCTCTTTTGAAGAAACGAGTTAAAGGGTTTTCTGAGGGTGACGTCCCGCAGTCTGAAGATGCAGATTCAgactcaacctcttccacacaAAGTCCTTTGAAGGAGCAAGGAGTAGAGGCCGAAGTCACCGAGG GAGAGGGCAACAGTGATCCAACCAAACTTATGGAGGCTCTGCAGAAGAGAGTGAAGAGGCAGGAAAACCTCCTGCAGAAGTGCAAAGATGTGATGAGAACACACAAGGAGCGGGGCATCCAGCTGGGCAGTGAGAATGAAGCTCTGcaggagcagctgcaggagagacTGCAGGAGCTGGAGAAGATGAAG GAGCTGCACACAACAGAAAAGACAAAGCTGATCACTCAGCTGCGTGATGCCAAGAACCTCATTGAACAGCTGGAGCAGGACAAG GGAATGGTAATTGCTGAGACAAAGCGCCAGATGCATGAGACCCtggaaatgaaggaagaggaggttGCTCAGCTCCGCTCCAGGCTCCAGCAGGTTACTGCCCAGAAAGAAGAGCTACAGGAGCAGAAAGAAAAGGCTGAGAAATCAG CGTTTGAAGAACTTGAACGAGCGCTGGGTGTAGctcagagggcagaggaggccCGTAAACAGCTGCAGGTTCAGCTGGAGGAGCAAGTGAAAGAGGTTGAAAGGGccagtgaggaggagaggaagactcTGCAGCAGAAGCTCACAAAGGTCAAACAGGAGGTCGTCGCCATCATGAAG AAATCATCGGAGGAGACGGTGGCCAATATGGAGAAACTCCACAGTGAGGCTCTGGCTGCcaaagaagaagagatgaaTGCCAGAATCAACAAAGCTGTG GAGCAATGCAAAGAGGAGTTTGCGCGATTGGGCAAGGAGCGAGAACAGCAGTCCTCTCTGGCTCTGGAGGACGTAGAGCTACAGAAGACTGCTCTGAGGACTGAAGCTGATAACAAGGTTAAGGAGATTCAGTTGGAGCTGGAAGCTGCAAGAACT AGAGTATTGGAGTTGGAGAGCTCTCTGGAGAAGATCTCACAAGACGGATCAAGTCTGTCCCATGAACTTTCCAGTCAGCTGGAGGAACTGAAGGATAAACACAAGGAGCAAATCTCCGCATTAGAGGAAAAGCAccgggaggagctggaaaagCACAAGGGCATCCTAACCCAGCAGAATAATGCTGCTCTTGAGGAGCTCAAGGAGAAACACAGAGTTGAAGTGGAGACCCTTCTGAAAGATAAAGAACTGCAGTTCCAAGCACATGTTGAAGACATGAACCAGAAGACTTTGGAGAAACTGGATGCAAAGCAGGCAGAGCTAGAGGCAGTTTCCACAGAGCTTTCCGAGGCTTTGAAGAGTAAACAGCTTCTTGAGGAGAAGCTGGTGGCAACTGAAGATGCTCATCGTGTGGCTCAACAGGAAAACGAAAAGCGGTTTCAAGATCAGGTGGAAAAGCACAATGTAGAGcttaaaaatatcaaacagGAGCAAGAGCAGTCCCTTGGTACAGAGAAAACCCTGAAGGAGGAGCTGAATGCATTGAAGATTGTTTTAAAGGAAAGGGAAAAGGAAATTAAAGACCTTGtcctaaaagaaaaaacactacAAGAGGAGTCACATTCCACAGTACAAGAATTAAATGTCAAGGTTAAAGAAttggaggagctgcagcagcgtTTGtcacaatcccagcaggaaagtGGGAGTCTAAAGGAATCTAATGCACAGTTAAGTAAGATGTCAGAGGATCTTGATAAGTGTAAGAAGGATTTGACTGATTTGGAGCATCAGCTGGAAGCAGCAAAGACTGATTGTCAACAAAAAGAGAAGTTGCTTCAAGAACTAGAGCAACAGTTACAGCAGACCAAAAAGGAGCTCTCGGAGCAGGAGAAGTCATTTACAGCAGAACTGAACACTAAGGAGGAAGAGCAAACTCGCCTCAAAAAACAGCTGGATGATGAAAAAGCTGCCCatgaaaataagatgaaaaacaCTATAACTGAGATGGAGGCTAAGCTGAAATCACAGGAGACGAAAATGGAAAAGGTTAAACACAAGGCCAAAGAAATGCACGAGAGTTTTAAGAAAAAGCTTCAGCAGAATGAGGAGACCATGAAGAAGGAACTTGCGAAGAAGGAGAAAGAGCTTCAGCAGACAGAGCAACAAGTTCAAGAGAAAATTGTGGAGATGGCCCAAAAAAGTTCCCAAGGCCTTAGCAGTGCAATGTCAGAGCTGCAGGCCAACCATAAGGAAGAGGTGGAGAAGCTACATGACACCCATAAGCATGAGACTGAGGAGCTGGAGCGTCGTTGGCAGGAGAAGTTGGGGCAGCAGGAGGAAGAATTAACGGAGAAACACTCGCACATACTACAGGAGAAGGTTCAGGAACTGGAGGAAATTTCTCAGCAACTCAACAGAGGCAAAGAGGAGAACGAGCAAGTGTCATGTGAATTAAAGGATTTAAAGGAGGAGCTGGCAATTCGGGAAACCACCGTGCAGAAGCTGCAAGAAGAGCTCAACGAAGCAGCGGTTAAGCTTGAAAGTTTGTCTCAGGGCGAAGCCTTGCTCAAAGAGCAAATGGAGTCAGTGGAGAGGAACCTTAACCAAGCTCTGAAGGAGAGAAACTCCCTCCAGGACGAGCTGAACAAGACGAAGGAACAGAACAAAGAGAAGTTAAAGAGCTTGTCAGGAAAGCTGAAGGAAGCAGAGAAGCAGCGTAAAGCACTGGAAGGTTCCAGATGTAAGGAGAGTGAGGACTTGCAGAgtaaatttgaggaaactgcCATGCAGCTACAAGCCAAGGAAGCAGAGTTCCAGCAGCAATTAATTCTGATCAGAAACCAAATGGAGCATTGCTGTCAGGAGGTTCAGTCGAAAGTGGAGTGTGGCTCTAATGAACTCTGTCAAAGAGTTGAATGTAGGCtgaatgagctgaaagacagaTTGCTCCGTAGTCAAGAAAAGGTAGTGAATCTCAAAAACGTCATCCTCACTAAAGCAGATAGAATTTGCACTTTAGAGGACAATCTCCGCCAGCAAACAGAGGAGAATAAGAATCTATGCATTTCATTAGAACAGATGACTGCTCAGGTAAATGCTCACATGGAGCATGTCAACGCCTTAACTCATGAGAAGGAGAATCACTCTCAGTCTATCAACGAGAAAGCTCTGAAAATTGAGGAGCTGAATGAAGCAAACAGACTCATATCAGAAAGTATGAAAGCAAACGAGTTGCAAATCGGTAACTTGGAAAGCATCGTGAGTGACTTGAAAAATCAGCTAGCAAGTAGCAtaaaagagaaggaggaagcCATAAATCAGCTGAACCAGCAGTATAAAGAGGAGAGACAACAGGCTGCTGCTCAAATGGAGGAGACCATTCAGAGATTAGAGCAGGAGAGGAAGTCTGCTTCAGAGCAGGCAGATGCACTCAGGAACAGTCTGTCTGAGTATGAGAACAAGGCAGAGACAAAGTTCGCCCAGAATGATAACACTATTATGTCTTTGCAGACCAGGCTCGATGAGCTGGAGCGAGAAATCTCTGAAAAGAACGAAGCCCTGGAAAGGCTGACGGCGAGTATTGACAATCAGTCCATCAGCAAGTCTGAGATGGACCAGGTGTTGAGCGAGAAGGAGCAGAAGGTCAGCGGGCTCACCTCAGAACTGGAGAGTTGCATAGGTCGACTCGGTGAGCTCCAGGAGCAGTTAGCCTTAAAGACAAAAGAGTGCGAGCAACTCACAGCAGACCTCAAACAGCAACACAGCGTCAGGGAGAATGAAAAGAGGGAGTTggtggagcagctgcagcagaccCAGATGCAGTGCGCTCAGAATGGTAGCTTGGAGCAGGAGATGGTCGAAAAACTACGCTCCCTCCAGGAAGACAACCAAAAGTGTAAAGAAAAGCTTGAAAGTCAGAGGGAGGAATTTGAAAGGACGAAAGATGAGATTATCAGGAGCAAAGAGGAGAGTCTGAAGGCGGCTGAAGAGAAGTTGTCTGCGGAGAGCGCTCGGAAAGTATCAGAGCTGAAGAAGAAAGCTGAGCAGAAAATCGGTCAGATTAAAAAACAGCTAACCTCGCAGCTCGAGGAAAAAGAGCAGGCGGTTAAAGCTCTTCAGACCAGCCTGGAGGAAATCAAGAGCGGCGAAACATCCAGAAAACAACACGCAGAAATGTtggaggagaaaacaaaaacacttgagGAAGCTCTGGTAAAGCTTAAGGAAGAGCAGGAGCAACAACTCGAGCAGATTCTGAGTAATGAGAGGCTCGAGAAAGAAAGGTCTTTAGAGGAGCTGAAAAACTTGTATGAAGAAAAGCTGTCCTCGCTTCAGAGTGATGCAGCACAACAAGGGGAGCTGAAAGAAACAGAATCAGCGCTGCGCGAAATCGAGGCAAAGCTAAAAGAAGCAGAAGAGCAGAATGGAAACCTTCTCGCAGAAATAAATCGTCTGAAAGAGGAGATATGTGCGAAGGATGCCCAGCTTGAGGAACATCAGGCGACTATTAAGCACGCACAAAACCCACCAGAGCTCGAGGCAGAGATAAAGGTGGAATGTAGCAGCGTACAGCAAACCAGGAGTGCGATGCAAACTGAGATGGAAAACCACTCTCCGATGCAAGAGGTGGACGGTGATTCTTTGGAGTCTCTCAAGGACAAACTGAGTCAGGTGAAAAGCGAGAAAGAGAAGATTCACAAGGACTTTACCAGGCTACAGAAGGACATGCGAGTTCTGAGGAAGGAGCACGAACAGGACCTGGAATACATGAAGAAAGAGATGTTGGAGGAGACTGAGAAAAGGCTGAA GCTGGAGTTGGAAGATGTGGAGATGAAGCACAATTCTGCCATCAAGCAACTAATGAGGGAGTTCAACACGCAGATGGCTCTGAAGGAGAGGGAGCTGGATACAGCAGTGAAGGAGGCCATTG CGAAGGCCCAGGCTGTCGAGGCAGAGCTCATCACCAGCCATCGCGACGAAGCCAGTCAGCTGAGGAAGGTGATTACGAAGAAGGAGGATGATTTGCACAGAACTGTTCAGAAATATGAGGAGGTTTTACAG aatcGAGAGGAGGAGATGGGACAAAGAGTGTGGCAGGTTCAGAAGGAACTGGAGGAGTTGCAAGCAAAGAGCCATGACGCTGCTGAG GCACAGATGAGCACAGAAGAACTACAG gctcagcTTGCTGAGAAGACGTCTCTGCTAAGCGAGGCTCGGCTGAAGGAGCAGGGCTTTGTTGAGACA ATTCACTCGCTTGAGGACAAGATTAAATGTTTCCACCGAACCACTGTTGTAACTCATCTCGGGAGCACGTACAAAG ATCCTGGATACAACAGCAGCGAAGCTACTGAGATGGAGTACCTGAGGAAGGTGTTGTTTGAATACATGATGGGACGAGAAACAAAA ACGATGGCCAAAGTGATTACCTCCATGCTCAAGTTTCCTCCGGACCAAGCGCAAAAGGTTTTGGACAAAGAAGATTCAAAAGCGATT CCTTGGTTACGATGA